A DNA window from Massilia putida contains the following coding sequences:
- a CDS encoding sialidase family protein produces MNRKHNSHVVVPALLAALLAGCGGSGTDNGATTVSLAPRQLADIRVVSSTTAATWNSVKFGGGGYVTGLVFHPTSPHVLYARTDIGGAYRWDQKTSSWTAITDGLGFGAAESRFHGVESLAVDPTNDQVVYMATGMYTFEGNGRLYISSDRGTTWTHVDLPFPVGGNNAGRAMGERLMVDPNLPSTLFYGSRTAGLWKSTDSGQTWAQVTSLSTATMSQEQVNAVGGSAMGVELVVYDADIRGPHKEKKHPKDAGTATQTIYAAIAPDYVAAAGLASNMVKSTDGGATWAPVATPVSGYHIPHMVRADDGMFYVVFTKGAGPGAGGPARLYKFDGTNWTLLKSEEPAQWLNFGMGGLSVSGTGATTRIALGVSNSWGNFSGQQIVQLSDDDGQTWREIEAMTPGEVAPGWVDDVEIDPSNPDHIMHIHGGGIVETWNASAATPTWNSTLNGIEETAAIAIATPPAGAPYKFINSSGDVGAWVDTDLATKPTLGPGLGWSSGNAADMAWSDPLYIASVGVVNSSGAAYGDWSGDGGKSWTSFASLPQGAQNTSGESNIVVSARNKAVWAPANSVSSYTTDNGATWIRTNLPALSSVGINRGYRLAADRRNPNKVYAYDSGGAWWNQWSDTAHFWYSTDGGHTFTESTAFKGTSPMVTAFGNTSVAVNPNVEGDIWLADGNAMYHSTDSGATWTKLTNFTSFWGTHGTWSWPEMQGATLVALGKAAPGASYPAAVYVVGVMNGQWGVYRSDDGGATWTRFNDDAHQFGGIGVMAADQNIYGRIYVSGTGRGLLYSN; encoded by the coding sequence TTGAACAGGAAGCACAACAGTCATGTCGTCGTCCCGGCCCTGCTGGCCGCGCTTCTGGCCGGCTGCGGAGGCAGTGGCACGGACAACGGCGCGACGACCGTCAGCCTCGCCCCGCGTCAGCTCGCCGACATCCGCGTGGTGTCGTCCACGACGGCCGCCACCTGGAACAGCGTGAAGTTCGGCGGCGGCGGTTACGTCACCGGCCTTGTTTTCCATCCCACGTCGCCGCACGTCCTGTACGCGCGCACCGACATTGGCGGCGCATACCGCTGGGACCAGAAGACGTCGTCGTGGACGGCCATTACCGACGGCCTGGGCTTCGGTGCGGCCGAGAGCAGATTCCATGGCGTCGAAAGCCTCGCCGTCGATCCGACCAACGACCAGGTCGTCTACATGGCCACGGGCATGTACACGTTCGAAGGCAACGGCCGCCTGTATATCTCCAGCGACCGTGGTACCACGTGGACGCACGTCGACCTGCCGTTCCCGGTGGGCGGCAACAATGCCGGCCGCGCGATGGGCGAACGCCTGATGGTCGACCCGAATCTGCCGTCGACGCTGTTCTACGGTTCGCGCACGGCCGGCCTGTGGAAGAGCACGGACTCGGGTCAAACGTGGGCCCAGGTCACGTCGCTGTCGACCGCCACGATGAGCCAGGAACAGGTCAATGCCGTGGGCGGCAGCGCCATGGGCGTCGAGCTGGTCGTGTACGACGCCGACATCAGGGGCCCGCACAAGGAAAAGAAGCACCCGAAGGATGCGGGGACCGCAACCCAGACCATCTACGCCGCCATCGCCCCGGACTACGTGGCCGCGGCAGGCCTGGCGTCGAACATGGTCAAGTCCACCGACGGCGGCGCCACGTGGGCCCCGGTTGCGACCCCTGTGTCCGGCTACCACATCCCGCACATGGTGCGCGCCGACGACGGCATGTTCTACGTGGTGTTCACCAAGGGCGCCGGTCCAGGTGCCGGCGGACCGGCCCGGCTCTACAAGTTCGACGGCACCAACTGGACCCTGCTCAAGAGCGAAGAGCCGGCCCAGTGGTTGAACTTCGGCATGGGCGGACTGTCCGTCTCCGGCACCGGCGCGACCACCCGCATCGCATTGGGCGTGTCCAACTCCTGGGGCAACTTCAGCGGCCAGCAGATCGTTCAGTTGTCCGACGACGACGGCCAGACCTGGCGCGAAATCGAAGCGATGACGCCAGGCGAAGTCGCTCCAGGCTGGGTCGACGACGTCGAGATCGATCCGTCCAACCCCGACCACATCATGCACATCCACGGCGGCGGCATCGTCGAGACCTGGAACGCCTCCGCCGCCACGCCGACCTGGAACAGCACGCTCAACGGCATCGAGGAAACCGCCGCCATCGCCATCGCCACGCCGCCGGCCGGAGCGCCCTACAAGTTCATCAACAGCTCCGGCGACGTCGGCGCCTGGGTGGATACCGACCTGGCAACGAAGCCGACACTGGGTCCCGGCCTGGGTTGGAGCAGCGGCAACGCCGCCGACATGGCGTGGTCCGATCCGCTCTACATCGCCAGCGTCGGCGTCGTCAACTCGAGCGGCGCCGCCTATGGTGACTGGTCGGGCGACGGCGGCAAGAGCTGGACGTCGTTCGCCAGCCTGCCGCAAGGCGCGCAAAACACGAGCGGCGAATCGAATATCGTGGTCAGCGCGCGCAACAAGGCGGTCTGGGCACCGGCCAACTCGGTGTCGTCCTATACCACCGATAACGGCGCGACATGGATCCGGACCAATCTGCCCGCGCTTTCCAGCGTCGGCATCAATCGCGGCTACCGCCTGGCCGCGGACCGCAGGAACCCGAACAAGGTCTACGCATACGATTCGGGCGGCGCATGGTGGAACCAGTGGTCGGATACGGCGCACTTCTGGTACTCGACGGACGGCGGCCACACGTTTACGGAGAGCACCGCGTTCAAGGGCACCAGCCCGATGGTGACCGCCTTCGGCAATACGTCCGTCGCGGTGAACCCGAACGTGGAAGGCGATATCTGGCTGGCCGACGGCAACGCGATGTACCACTCGACGGATTCGGGCGCGACCTGGACGAAGCTCACCAACTTCACCTCGTTCTGGGGCACCCACGGTACGTGGTCCTGGCCTGAAATGCAGGGCGCCACCTTGGTAGCGCTGGGCAAGGCGGCTCCCGGCGCCTCGTACCCGGCCGCGGTCTACGTGGTGGGCGTGATGAACGGGCAGTGGGGCGTGTACCGCTCCGATGACGGCGGCGCCACCTGGACGCGCTTCAACGACGATGCGCACCAGTTCGGCGGTATCGGCGTGATGGCGGCAGACCAGAACATCTACGGACGGATCTACGTCTCCGGCACCGGACGCGGCTTGTTGTACAGCAACTGA
- a CDS encoding AMP-binding protein — protein sequence MTSWSAAESSSSAHVDTFARDHLPPADLWPDLVFDLPELRYPARLNCVAELLDRHVDAGRGARTAVLGEKVTWTYAQLRDQVDRIAHVLCADMGLVPGNRVLLRGANCPMMAAAILAVFKAGLVAVPTMPLLRARELSVILDKARVNAVLCARSLADELEQADVHPPVYYFQGGGQPDGLETRMARHAAPFEAVDTAADDVCLISFTSGTTGVPKGTMHFHRDILAICDCFPRHTLGARADDVFIGTPPLAFTFGLGGLLLFPMRVGAAGVLLEKLTPEGLLAAIERFKATVCFTAPTFYRQMTPLVPHYDLRSLQKCVSAGEALPLATREGWQAATGIAMIDGIGATEILHIFISASGADIRPGATGKPVPGYRACVLDDDGHPVGPGVIGRLAVKGPTGCRYLADERQRDYVLDGWNLTGDSYETDADGYFYYRSRTDDMIISAGYNIAGAEVEEALLRHPAVAECGVVGRADEERSQIVEAHVVLKPGHEPTPGMAHALQDFVKAQIAPYKYPRAVRFTDKLPRTETGKLQRFKLRQS from the coding sequence ATGACGAGCTGGTCCGCTGCAGAGTCAAGTTCCTCGGCCCACGTCGACACATTCGCGCGGGATCACCTCCCGCCCGCCGACTTGTGGCCGGACCTCGTGTTCGACCTGCCGGAGCTCCGCTATCCGGCGCGCCTGAATTGCGTGGCCGAACTGCTCGACCGCCACGTCGACGCCGGGCGCGGCGCGCGCACCGCCGTCCTCGGCGAGAAGGTGACGTGGACGTATGCCCAGCTGCGCGACCAGGTCGACCGCATCGCCCACGTGCTGTGCGCCGACATGGGTCTCGTGCCGGGCAACCGCGTGCTGCTGCGCGGCGCGAACTGCCCGATGATGGCGGCCGCGATCCTCGCCGTGTTCAAGGCCGGCCTCGTCGCCGTGCCGACCATGCCGCTGCTGCGGGCGCGTGAACTGTCCGTCATCCTCGACAAGGCGCGGGTCAACGCGGTGCTGTGCGCCCGGTCGCTGGCGGACGAACTCGAACAGGCCGATGTCCATCCGCCCGTCTACTATTTCCAGGGCGGCGGACAACCGGACGGGCTGGAAACGCGCATGGCGCGCCACGCTGCGCCTTTCGAAGCGGTCGACACCGCGGCCGACGACGTCTGCCTCATCAGCTTCACGTCCGGCACGACCGGCGTCCCCAAGGGCACGATGCACTTCCACCGCGACATCCTGGCGATCTGCGACTGCTTCCCGCGCCACACGCTCGGCGCGCGCGCGGACGACGTCTTCATCGGCACGCCGCCGCTGGCCTTCACGTTCGGCCTGGGCGGACTGCTGCTGTTCCCCATGCGCGTGGGCGCGGCCGGCGTGCTGCTCGAAAAGCTCACGCCGGAGGGCTTGTTGGCGGCGATCGAGCGCTTCAAGGCCACCGTCTGCTTCACGGCGCCGACGTTCTATCGCCAGATGACGCCCCTCGTCCCGCATTACGATCTGCGCTCGCTGCAGAAATGCGTGTCCGCCGGCGAAGCGCTGCCGCTCGCGACGCGCGAAGGCTGGCAGGCGGCCACCGGCATCGCCATGATCGACGGGATCGGCGCCACCGAGATCCTGCACATCTTCATTTCCGCCAGCGGCGCGGACATCCGTCCCGGCGCGACCGGCAAGCCGGTCCCCGGCTACCGCGCTTGCGTGCTCGACGACGACGGCCATCCCGTGGGCCCCGGCGTGATCGGGCGCCTTGCCGTCAAAGGCCCGACGGGATGCCGCTACCTCGCCGACGAGCGCCAGCGCGACTATGTGCTGGACGGCTGGAACCTGACGGGCGACAGCTACGAGACGGACGCGGACGGCTATTTCTACTACCGCTCCCGCACGGACGACATGATCATCTCGGCCGGTTACAACATCGCCGGCGCCGAGGTGGAAGAGGCGCTGCTGCGGCATCCGGCGGTGGCGGAGTGCGGCGTCGTCGGGCGGGCGGACGAGGAGCGCAGCCAGATCGTGGAAGCGCACGTCGTGCTCAAGCCCGGCCACGAACCGACGCCCGGGATGGCCCATGCGCTGCAGGATTTCGTCAAGGCGCAGATCGCCCCGTACAAATACCCGCGCGCCGTGCGCTTCACCGACAAGCTGCCGCGCACGGAGACGGGCAAGCTGCAGCGCTTCAAACTGCGACAATCATGA
- a CDS encoding helix-turn-helix domain-containing protein yields the protein MQDFYRKALLALILLLVADALIACFCIYRSYPSLPLFAPGRGGVRWHLATSTDATYGGTSTIRVRDARQRSLSFDFKLTRAVTYPGVSVALVMEDGDGKPAQVDLSRYTTVTFLAKCAPADSLIFTLSTFDESISKAGDGMTYPSPMTFFSCNEKGVSVSLDLTRLTIPQWWFDAVNVDLSRQSYKLDHVASFEFRASQRSRFDVVSHVEIGELMLHGRDYRYIAGLAAILAIGWSAFGIWFFRAYSRALTASLGSRLRKDLPFVAYRQLTLEPFKDKEKAAILRFIASNYTNPELDLEGVVAGTAANRRKINEVLKTELGMTFISYLNKLRLTEAARLLTDKAGATMAEIAYSVGYANPSYFNKLFKEEYGCTPKAFRSLATQRAVPSECDPAAPATQPVDAIC from the coding sequence ATGCAAGATTTCTACAGGAAGGCGCTGCTCGCGCTCATTCTCCTTCTCGTTGCGGATGCGCTGATCGCCTGTTTTTGCATCTATCGAAGCTACCCGTCCTTGCCGCTCTTTGCGCCTGGGAGAGGCGGTGTGCGCTGGCACCTTGCGACCTCCACGGACGCCACCTACGGCGGCACGTCGACGATTCGTGTTCGGGATGCGCGCCAGCGATCGCTCAGCTTTGATTTCAAGCTCACGAGGGCGGTGACCTATCCAGGCGTGTCGGTCGCATTGGTGATGGAGGACGGGGATGGGAAGCCGGCACAGGTGGATTTGTCGAGGTACACCACCGTCACCTTCCTGGCCAAGTGCGCGCCTGCCGATTCGCTGATATTCACGCTGTCCACATTCGACGAGAGTATCTCGAAGGCGGGCGACGGTATGACTTACCCGTCACCCATGACGTTTTTTTCCTGCAATGAGAAGGGCGTGTCCGTCTCGCTGGATCTCACGCGTCTCACCATTCCACAATGGTGGTTCGACGCCGTCAACGTCGACCTGTCGCGACAGTCCTATAAGTTGGACCATGTCGCGTCCTTCGAATTCAGAGCGAGCCAGCGAAGCCGGTTCGACGTTGTATCCCATGTCGAGATCGGTGAGCTCATGCTGCACGGCCGCGATTATCGGTATATCGCCGGACTGGCGGCCATCCTGGCGATTGGCTGGAGCGCATTCGGCATCTGGTTCTTCCGGGCTTATTCCCGCGCACTGACCGCGAGCCTGGGCTCCCGGCTAAGAAAAGACTTGCCCTTCGTGGCATACCGGCAACTGACCCTGGAGCCGTTCAAGGACAAGGAAAAGGCTGCCATCCTGCGGTTCATCGCCTCCAATTACACAAACCCGGAACTCGACCTGGAGGGCGTCGTCGCAGGGACGGCGGCGAACCGCCGTAAGATCAATGAGGTGTTGAAAACGGAACTCGGCATGACGTTCATCAGTTACCTCAATAAATTAAGGCTGACGGAAGCCGCCAGATTGCTCACCGATAAAGCCGGCGCGACCATGGCGGAAATCGCCTATTCGGTCGGCTACGCCAACCCCTCGTACTTCAATAAGCTGTTCAAGGAAGAATACGGCTGCACGCCCAAGGCATTCAGAAGCCTGGCAACCCAACGAGCCGTGCCCTCCGAGTGCGATCCTGCCGCACCGGCGACACAACCGGTCGACGCAATCTGCTAG
- the dnaQ gene encoding DNA polymerase III subunit epsilon has translation MVVLDTETTGLNPRTGDRIIEVGCVEIFNRKLTGNNFHRYINPERDSDEAALAVHGLTTEFLSDKPKFHEIAHELREFVQGAEIIIHNAPFDLAFLNHEFERIGLPPFVEHCSNVIDTLVHAKELHPGKRNSLDALCDRYGISNAHRKLHGALLDSELLADVYLAMTRGQNTLSMDVEVESGGGGLVLEAGPLGDILVLPASADELAEHENVLGALDKGVKGECVWRKYSLQG, from the coding sequence ATGGTAGTCCTCGATACCGAAACCACAGGCCTGAATCCGCGCACCGGCGACCGCATCATCGAAGTCGGTTGCGTCGAAATCTTCAACCGCAAGCTGACCGGCAATAATTTTCACCGCTACATCAATCCCGAGCGCGACTCGGACGAAGCGGCACTGGCGGTCCACGGCCTGACGACCGAGTTCCTCAGCGATAAACCGAAGTTCCACGAGATCGCCCACGAGCTGCGCGAATTCGTGCAGGGCGCCGAGATCATCATCCACAACGCGCCGTTCGACCTCGCATTCCTGAACCATGAATTCGAACGCATTGGTTTGCCGCCATTCGTCGAACATTGCTCCAACGTGATCGACACCCTCGTGCACGCGAAGGAATTGCACCCCGGCAAGCGCAACTCCCTGGATGCGTTGTGCGACCGCTACGGCATCTCGAACGCGCACCGCAAGCTGCACGGCGCGTTGCTCGACTCGGAGCTGCTGGCCGACGTTTACCTGGCCATGACGCGCGGCCAGAACACGCTGTCGATGGACGTCGAGGTCGAGTCGGGCGGCGGCGGCCTCGTGCTGGAAGCGGGTCCGCTGGGCGATATCCTCGTGCTGCCGGCCAGCGCCGACGAGCTGGCCGAGCACGAGAACGTCCTCGGCGCGCTCGACAAGGGCGTGAAGGGAGAATGTGTTTGGAGAAAATATTCTCTGCAGGGGTGA